The stretch of DNA CAATTAGGTGACAAATGCCCCACATTGTGGAACGTAATATATTTTCCCAGAAGTCAGCAGACATAACATCACTGCAAAGAACCCATTAGAGCGAAAAGCCATcagtcatttaaatttaaatctatTTATGGGAGAAAATCAAATGCAGCAATCATCtcttttataaaaacaatgattAATCTATTATTTTAGTGTGCagttattttaattgaatataGACTGAATACGTTAATATCAGGTGTGATTATGCCTTTTAGGTTTATTTCCTTCACTTGCACGTGGTCTACACTACACTGTCATAAGATTACATTGCAAAATTTCATATCAGACTTATTctgacatttgatttaaaaccaTATACAACAAGTAGCCCTCTACTTTTCTTTAAAGTCCATCCTTACAATTTCCtgagaaaatagttttttttaaaaagggtgGGGAGAGTCTGCTTGGAACACATCCATGAATGCAGATTTGCCAGGCTGTCAAAATTCATACTGTTTCCAAAGCCTCTCCAAAATGACACAGCCCAGAATGAGTGGAAAAAGCCCATTATCATTCTTGTGGCACATTGGAAGAAGTTCAACCCCTGCCACCGCCAATCAGCAGGGTGAGAGCTTTCCGAAACTAAAACTCAGACGGGAGCCACAGATTCCCAGCAAACTGCATTGCTCCTCAGTGAAAAGTTATTTCAGCGAAGCACAATACAAACAATCAGGTTATTCTccagagaaataaaagacaaaaatatgaattaacatGTTCATTAGGTGAACTACATTATTGTATTGTGTATGATATTCGTATGTGGATGAGGTCAAGTTGTTGTATGGTTATATACATCATCAAATAAGCCTGACCTGATTCCTGCCAATAGTAACTTTGTCAACAATAAGGCTTCGACAAAATGTTTGTTAGCTTCTCCGCTTGTGCCTGATAAGTCCCATACACTGATTttaacaggatttttttttcagtgcatgtGTTACCCAGAGTTCTACAAGTTAACAGCTGTTTAGCTGCAAGGGGACAGAGtactttgttttgtgtcagCGCTGCACTTTGTTACTACGTTTCCTAGTGTTTTGTGTCCACGTTCATGTGTTAGTTTTTGGATTTTCTGAGCTTGGATTTTGGTTATGTTGCAGCTGGTATTGCTttgtgggttacaccactgactttggtagaGAAGGTTGTGGTTCGATTTCAGGTTATTCCAGTGTtggcccttaggcaaggccctaaCTAGTACCTACCTAtgattgtaagtcactttggacaaaagcatcagcaacaTGAGGTTTACAAAACACTTTCAATAATGATGGAACCTAAACCCATCTAACAAGTTGGAGGGGGGATAATTACTTGGAATAAAATGCAAGTGCCAATAAAAGCTCGGCTCCAGCATGAAGTGgaggtgtgaaaaaaaacaaaaacaaacagctcagGTGGAAGTCTGTAGTTAGATGTTTTTTAAtccaccttttccttttcctccatcTTGTCCATCAGCTGATCCAGAAGTGTCAACGTTTTCATTCAGCAAACGCATTTCTCTAATAAATAGAGCAATAGACAATTGTTGTAATTCGCCAGTTGTAAGAGCTGATTGAACTGCTCATCACAACACGGCTCGCTGATGCTAACATGTTAGCTCCAGGCTGATTGATCCTAGCTCACAAACTTAATGGAGCACCTTATGACGCAGCAATTGCTTTTTTCACTGTACCTCATCAATCAGGAGTTTCAGGGAGCAGATACAACACAGCAAACATTTGGAGCTTACAAAGCTGATGGTGCAAACTGTTATTGTTCTGCTCTAGCAACattaaattgtgtttgtacTCCTTTTATCAGCATCTGACCATACAGTCTAGCCCATTTGTGGTACCACGTGCCTGagatctgattggctgaagcACTTTTGTGTTGTTATAATATGACATGGACGTGGAAATAAGGTtgagtttcatttatttgtttgtcttcgTCAACGTGCTCTTTTTGTGTAACTGAAATTACGTACAGAAGAAAACTTTCTTAAACCGTGTAAAAGATTAAGTAAAACACAAATGGCTGCTTAATAGTACATAACAGAGATGTATGGCTACGCTACAAAAAAGCTTTTGCAATTAtctattattttcttaaaatatgaattataacAACATATTATGCATTAATACTTGTCCctaaacaggaaacaggaaaaataacTTACAAACAAAGCTTCTCCAAGGCTCAACATGGGCATATGGCGATGGATTAAACAGGAGAAAGCTCCAGAGTATGTTACTGTGCACAATCTCCACACAAAATGGCTGGTCTAATCATGTGATCACAAGTAACgaatagagaaaaaaatgaggaattCAGGTGGCCGCACTCTTGTAAGCAACCACTAGGAGGAGCTATAATAAACTCTGCTTACATGTAACGTCACACAAAGCATGGCTTAACAGATGAACCAACCCCAACAAAAGGAGGCACAGAGACTATTGGTGACgtccaattgtcaaattggcttaggaagtttcctgaatgttgaagtgacctggaagtatttgatcagcagtcatgataagagctgtacggattctctaaatgcataggaaaggagcttcaatgccTCCTTCGTCCCAAGAACACCTGGAGAAGAAGCACAGAGCAAGAGTTCAAGAAGGAAGGGCTGACGTGGCAACAGCTGGAGAAGAGGGCCCAAGACAGGCGAGGGTGGAAGCGATTCATCGATGGCCTATGTTCCGAAAGGAATACAAAGGCCTAACTAAACTAACtaacactggaccttcctatgcgaaaggaaaggacatatagacgccccacaattcattgcagcagcgatatttaacgtgacgcgccaagcacgaacgtaaacgattcaatccaaagtagaagaagaagagtatgaatatgacacagacgagacgcacgtcatcatgtaagttaccgttgcatatgaataatttacatctgatgtcacacggtggtaaaacacactgaaacatgatggatggagccgccgcgttttttgtagtccgtCTTCggaatttgtagtttcacctcGGCAGacacacgtcaataacatccgctgtCGCATGATGACGTGGTATAGTGAAAGTCTAGTCGCATTCTCTGAGCAGCcctgtcggcttttcctaagtcctgtcagtcctcctttacacctttccttgacctcatgacgtttccCCCTAGGGCAAGGAAAAGTAGACAGGAAGGACATTTCCGCCACACCCTATATACACAAGAAGGCAGAGGTAAtaagacacattaggaacaggtgcagacaatcacagggaaacacaggTTACGTGAAGTTAACAAAGGAGCAcaggaaatgtatttcaaaataaaacaggaaatgaactaAGATGAACTTAATGAACAGCCAGCTAGCACTACAAACgcctgcagaggtcagagggtcagGAGGGCAAGGGAGTCAGTCAGCCAGGTTCACTCTGCAGATCGGACAGGTGCTATTATCCTGAGGGGGGAAGAGATGGATGAAACGGTCAGTGTATGAAACGTGCACAAACGCGTCGCTGCCTGTCTCTGTGAGCTGTTTACCATTAACCATCGGTCAATACATGGGACGTGGTAGTCATGAAAACATGGCAACACCCTCAGCTTCTCCCTGGCAGTGTAGTCACAGAAGCAGATCTGACACCTGgaacgaaagaaaagaaaagaggtgtgAGACATTTCAGAGGCAGATTAGTAGAAACACTAAAGTGCAGGTCTGACCAGCCGCTGGACTCACTGGGTTGTCCCGACGCTGGTGGCAGACTCAAAGGTTTTGGTGGGAAATCTTTCCCTCCAAGTCAACTGGTTGGACATGACGGAGCTGAGATGTTCCTCAAACTCCAGAAGAGCCTGAAAGATGAGCAGATAGACAGGATGAGGAAAATTATAGCTATCGTCTCCCTGTGAACAATATACGACATTACCACGTTACAGTGTCGCAGTCACAGGCGGCCTGTAGGTACTGTGTCACACCTGTAGGTGCCGTGTGTCACGCCTGTAGACGGGATTTGTCAAGCCTGTAGACGCTGTGTCATGCCTAGGTGTGTaataggggtgtgaatcttcacttgTCTCACGATTTGATTCGATTACGATTATCATGTCAATGATTCGATTTGATGTCACGATGCATGCTCCATTTTCGATATAactgcacatcatggctacGTTTTAATCAATGAATCTCAGTCAATCAATGAAGCAGTCATATATACAGTGATATATATATCACTCAAGGTGTCATTGTCACGGGGAGATggcgacattactcaaagctaaatacactacaaagaccggggatgggcagactatcttgggacggCGAAcgctgtgaacctgttgatctgtgtacttctgcttaagacatccacggtttccgtcttcctgattcagcatccactccatcaattattccatttcacatGCTACGGTCTCCgtgttgttattttgtataaattatACAGTACAGGCGTAACAATAAACGCTTGGTTACAGCATCAATTGTCTGCTGAGTTGGGGCCGGTATTTCATTGGCAGGCGTTACTACTACCAGGATGTAATTTTGAACTCttaaactttattgtccagccACGGTCGGAAAATCAACAAGTAACGGCAAAAGTCTATAATCGATTATGGTCCGTCACTGCATCTATGCAGCATCGTCCATGTCTGCATTGCGATGCATCgtagaattattatttatttataacacCCCTAGAGTTTCATGCCTGTAGACGCCGTGTGTCATGCCTGTAGATGCTGTGTCACGCCTGTAGGTGCCGTGTGTCATGCCTGTAGGTGCCGTGTGTCACGCCTGGAGAAGCTGTGTTTCACACCTGTCAAAGCTGTGTCACGCCTGTAGACTCCATGTGTCACGCCTGTAGACGCCGTGTGTCATGCCTGTAGATGCTGTGTCACACCTTTTAAGTGCCGTGTGTCATGCCCGTAAGTGCGTTGTCTCACGCATGTAGGCACGTTGTGTCAGGCCTGTAGACGCCGTGTGTCATGCCTGTAGATGCTGTGTCACACCTTTTAAGTGCCATGTGTCATGCCCGTAAGTGCGTTGTGTCACGCATGTAGGCACCTTGTGTCACGCCTGAGATATGGGAGTTGGAACAGGTGAGCTGTTTCTACAGTGTTGCCACAAGATGATTTTCAGTTTTGCTGTTAAAATTCATTAATACTTgcaattttatttaattcacaTAAATTACAAATAGGAAGAGAAACGAAAATGTTTGTATCTGGCCATCTCATAGTCGGACTGATTCTGAATGTACATCAGAACTGTGGATGTGAATCCAATCTTAATTTTGAGTCACAGTATTAagaaaattaatctgcagcgTGTCTTTCCAGAAACGTCGTTGCTCCACATACAGAGATCAACGCCGACAGTTTTCACCAGAACTACTTTCTACTGAAGTAGTCCCCATGAAAACATTAATCATTCGTCAAACATTTgatggggactattttcagtggTGGATTAATCCAGCACTTTAAAATAAaggtttgatttgaaatgtagTGTGTAAATGAGTGTCTCACCCTGTTGtggctgtgatgatgatggtggtcgTGCTGGGGTCTGCTGTGAGCCTCCTCTTGGTCGAACTGGGCCTGAATGAACAAAGACAATCGCGACCAGTTTCAGTTTGTCAAATCTGCACAGATGATGAGTCTGTGTCCCAATCTGCAGGTGAAGTGCCGTACCTGCAGACTCAAGGCCAACATCTCGTCTTCCGCGCGAACCGCAGCCTCCTCATCGTCACTGATAaggatctcctcctcctccaccctcgctgctgcagagaaaaggaccacaaacacagaactgtaACATCTTGTTTTCCTCATTCCACCCAGTCAAATGCAGATGAGTCAAATTTAgacaaaataatctttattggATCAATTATGTActtgtaaaagtattttttgttaCAGTAATTCTTAAAACATTAAGCAGAAACAACTTTTTTATATcagacaaaatgtaatttactaCATTAGAGTATGATGGAAAACCTGAGGTGACGACAGAGAGAACATCATTCAGCACTTACCATGAATAACTATTATAATTCATAATCAATATTGATAAAATTATTAAAACCTGTTTTAATCTGGATCCATGAATTATTGTCTTCACCAAGGAGCTGATGTTTTcaccatttgtttgtttgtcagatttccagtaaacttggtggaaggatggaacatggaccaagaaataATCCATTtaatgttggtgtggatcttTATCCCTTTTTTTGACATGTTCGCACAATTCACAGAGCATAATTTTATGGATCTGGGTTAAAACAATCAGACAAATTTAGTGAC from Scophthalmus maximus strain ysfricsl-2021 chromosome 9, ASM2237912v1, whole genome shotgun sequence encodes:
- the LOC118319864 gene encoding E3 ubiquitin-protein ligase ATL59-like yields the protein MLALSLQAQFDQEEAHSRPQHDHHHHHSHNRALLEFEEHLSSVMSNQLTWRERFPTKTFESATSVGTTQCQICFCDYTAREKLRVLPCFHDYHVPCIDRWLMDNSTCPICRVNLAD